A region of the Thioploca ingrica genome:
TACAACTTCAGACCAATTGACACTGCTCATGACGGATGGGAATAAAATCGCATCAATTAATTCACTGCCCTTTTCCTCCTGTAAGTAAGCTAATAACGCTGAGGCATCTAATACCGATTGCATCAACGATTTTCCTGAATAGCTTCGTGACGGCGAGTTTGAATGAGTTCATCAGCAAGGCTTAGTGAATCAAGATGCTTAAAACGACTTTTGAGTTTTTGTTTAACAACCGTGTTTTTTTCAAGGATTAATCGGTCATTTTCTAAATGAGCCAGTAAAATATCCCCCGCTTTAATCCCGAG
Encoded here:
- a CDS encoding AbrB family transcriptional regulator → MTSSISLQLDAQGQLILPLAVQQALGIKAGDILLAHLENDRLILEKNTVVKQKLKSRFKHLDSLSLADELIQTRRHEAIQENR